In Phycisphaerales bacterium, a genomic segment contains:
- a CDS encoding SPOR domain-containing protein — protein MTVLLILWLLQAAGCAGPGRSASPAGSATIESITADYDAGRFQQAYTDAVTLSRRGDLATRDQASYLAGVSAYRMQQYASADRYLSPLVHSRDPEVAGRAAGTLGLADMERANFRDAATHFKQAADRLRGQEKAEAAYRAGLAYREANLAGQARVQFLIARGASNDAAFQAKVDRELRSNGFTLQLGVFAGRSNAETAVDSFSRTPAAGQLGPASIMTGKGDRGETLYYVHVGIFNSFSAALRARDSINQPAIVRTMESLGE, from the coding sequence GCTGCGCTGGGCCTGGCCGCAGCGCCAGCCCCGCCGGGTCGGCGACAATCGAGTCCATCACCGCCGATTACGACGCCGGCCGCTTTCAGCAGGCGTATACCGACGCTGTAACGCTGTCGCGGCGAGGCGACCTGGCAACGCGCGATCAGGCGTCCTACCTCGCCGGGGTGAGCGCGTACCGAATGCAGCAGTACGCCAGCGCGGATCGGTACCTGTCGCCGCTGGTGCACTCTCGCGATCCCGAGGTGGCCGGCCGCGCGGCGGGCACGCTGGGCCTCGCCGACATGGAGCGCGCCAACTTCCGCGATGCGGCGACGCACTTCAAGCAGGCGGCGGATCGCCTCCGCGGCCAGGAGAAAGCCGAGGCCGCCTACCGCGCCGGCCTCGCGTACCGGGAGGCGAATCTCGCCGGCCAGGCGCGCGTCCAATTCCTCATCGCCCGCGGCGCCAGCAACGACGCCGCGTTCCAGGCGAAGGTCGATCGTGAACTCCGGTCCAACGGCTTCACGCTCCAGCTGGGGGTCTTCGCCGGGCGGTCCAATGCGGAAACCGCCGTCGACTCCTTCAGCCGCACCCCCGCTGCAGGTCAACTCGGACCCGCCAGCATCATGACCGGCAAGGGCGATCGCGGCGAGACGCTCTACTACGTCCACGTCGGCATCTTCAATTCCTTCTCGGCGGCGCTGCGGGCCCGCGACTCGATCAACCAGCCGGCGATCGTGCGCACCATGGAAAGCCTCGGCGAGTAA
- a CDS encoding DUF309 domain-containing protein yields MPAYAPYDPAEEKRFFHEGIALFNEGEFFEAHEAWEEIWKNTAGRKARFYQGLIQAAVTLEHMNRANPRGVQRVWSTMLTKFDGLPEVFMGVNIPPFLADLHSVVAHVLEMETVPGQQPYDVELKWNRHRVPKVELLYDPFQTGEAAALD; encoded by the coding sequence ATGCCCGCGTACGCTCCCTACGACCCTGCCGAGGAGAAGCGCTTCTTCCACGAAGGAATCGCTCTCTTCAACGAGGGCGAGTTCTTCGAGGCGCACGAAGCGTGGGAAGAAATCTGGAAGAACACCGCGGGGCGCAAAGCCCGCTTCTACCAGGGTCTCATCCAGGCGGCCGTCACTCTGGAGCACATGAACCGCGCCAACCCGCGCGGCGTGCAGCGCGTCTGGTCCACCATGCTGACGAAGTTTGACGGACTGCCCGAGGTGTTCATGGGTGTGAACATCCCGCCATTCCTCGCGGACCTGCATTCGGTGGTGGCGCACGTTCTCGAAATGGAGACCGTACCCGGCCAGCAGCCCTACGACGTGGAACTCAAGTGGAACCGACATCGCGTGCCGAAGGTCGAACTGCTCTATGACCCGTTCCAGACGGGCGAAGCGGCGGCGCTGGATTGA
- the tnpA gene encoding IS200/IS605 family transposase, with protein sequence MPGTYSQLLMHIVFSTKNREPWIASEVAERLYPYMGGIIRGEKGSLLEIGGVADHIHLLIRWRPDESVSNLMRTLKSKSSLWIHQTFADLAPFAWQEGYSAFSVSKSQENAVRAYILNQPQHHAREDFKTELIRFLCAHEIEYDKRYVFD encoded by the coding sequence ATGCCCGGCACCTATTCGCAACTGCTCATGCACATCGTCTTCTCCACCAAGAATCGCGAGCCGTGGATTGCGAGCGAAGTTGCTGAGCGTCTCTACCCCTACATGGGCGGCATCATCCGCGGCGAGAAGGGATCACTGCTCGAGATCGGCGGCGTGGCGGACCACATTCACCTGCTCATTCGCTGGAGGCCTGATGAGTCGGTGTCAAATCTGATGCGCACCCTGAAATCCAAATCATCGCTCTGGATTCACCAGACCTTCGCCGACTTGGCCCCCTTCGCCTGGCAAGAGGGTTACTCGGCATTCTCCGTGAGCAAGTCGCAGGAGAATGCGGTCCGCGCGTACATTCTCAATCAGCCGCAGCATCACGCGCGCGAGGACTTCAAGACCGAATTGATTCGGTTTCTATGCGCGCACGAGATCGAGTATGATAAGCGGTACGTATTCGATTGA